The Tripterygium wilfordii isolate XIE 37 chromosome 4, ASM1340144v1, whole genome shotgun sequence genome has a window encoding:
- the LOC119996943 gene encoding uncharacterized protein LOC119996943, whose amino-acid sequence MNVQRVRIAHDLHVWKYILKMNPLKCSFGVSAGNFLGFLVHQRGIEVDKNKTIAVLEEQPPSKKKELQRFLGHINFRRRFISNLTGKVQVEYEAVIIVLEIIKEPRSMNHRNPWRFPIGDQSLRRKLLEDFDDAIVSHVPKRFNTEANELDQVATIVKISQRVYDRTIIVPRRLLPSVKRRALVDLDTFYVEILELDWRHSLI is encoded by the exons ATGAATGTTCAAAGAGTGAGGATTGCACACGACTTGCATGTGTGGAAATACATATTAAAGATGAACCCCTTGAAGTGCTCCTTTGGAGTTTCAGCAGGAAACTTCCTAGGGTTTTTGGTTCATCAAAGAGGCATTGAGGTTGACAAGAATAAAACCATTGCCGTTCTTGAAGAACAACCTCCTAGCAAGAAGAAGGAACTGCAAAGATTCCTGGGGCATATCAACTTCCGTAGAAGATTCATCTCCAATCTTACTGGGAAAGTCCAA GTAGAGTATGAAGCAGTCATCATTGTACTGGAGATCATCAAAGAGCCTAGATCCATGAACCATCGAAATCCTTGGAGATTCCCAATTGGTGATCAATCACTTAGGAG AAAGCTTCTAGAAGACTTTGACGATGCAATCGTATCTCATGTTCCAAAGAGGTTCAATACAGAAGCAAATGAGCTTGATCAGGTGGCCACAATAGTCAAGATTTCTCAAAGAGTCTATGATAGAACTATCATAGTACCGAGGAGATTATTGCCTTCTGTTAAAAGAAGGGCACTTGTTGATCTAGACACGTTTTATGTGGAGATTTTAGAATTAGATTGGAGACATTCTTTGATTTAG